One part of the Schistocerca piceifrons isolate TAMUIC-IGC-003096 chromosome 7, iqSchPice1.1, whole genome shotgun sequence genome encodes these proteins:
- the LOC124805703 gene encoding uncharacterized protein LOC124805703, with protein sequence MKVCKRQRHINQCERKIKWWRLKDKNLREEFSEKVLGKVKLTESVQEWRKINSAVIRKTRDEVFGLTFGRGMPKDKDVWWWNEEVQKVVEEKKDAKRKWDMSGSAEDGQAYKSAKKEARRAVAKAKAESVREAYKLLQKNQGMRQLIWIGKSRGKASKDLTAIKQMKDETGIILHDHGKIIQTWLNYFEKLLNEENVKVKTEEGGANKGLMMDISRDEVERAVEKMKNGKAIGQDQIPVVAWKCFGKKGN encoded by the coding sequence ATGAAAGTATGTAAAAGACAGAGACATATAAATCAGTGTGAAAGGAAAATTAAGTGGTGGAGATTAAAGGATAAAAATTTGAGAGAGGAGTTTAGTGAAAAAGTACTGGGAAAGGTAAAATTGACAGAGAGTGTCCAGGAGTGGCGGAAAATAAATAGTGCTGTTATAAGGAAGACCAGGGACGAAGTGTTTGGGTTAACATTTGGGAGAGGGATGCCAAAAGATAAGGATGTATGGTGGTGGAATGAAGAGGTGCAGAAGGTTGTGGAGGAAAAGAAAGACGCTAAGAGGAAGTGGGATATGTCTGGAAGTGCTGAGGATGGGCAAGCatacaaaagtgcaaagaaggaggcAAGACGAGCCGTGGCTAAAGCTAAAGCTGAATCAGTAAGGGAGGCATACAAACTACTGCAGAAAAATCAGGGTATGAGACAATTGATATGGATAGGCAAATCAAGAGGTAAAGCTTCTAAGGatctaacagcaataaaacaaatgaaagatgaaacaggaataattctgcatgaccatggaaaaataatccaaacgtggttgaattattttgagaaattgctgaatgaagaaaatgtaaaagTGAAAACTGAGGAAGGAGGGGCAAACAAAGGATTAATGATGGATATAAGTAGGGATGAAGTCGAACGGgcagttgaaaagatgaaaaatgggaaggcaATTGGCCAAGACCAGATCCCCGTTGTGGCATGGAAGTGCTTCGGTAAAAAAGGGAATTGA